CCCTGCCTCTGGCTTGCTCTCATGTACACATTTGGCACTTGTAGAATACAGGACAGAGAGCTTGCTGGTCTTTGGTCTGGCCCTGTGTGTCTGCCCTTAGCTGCTGATGTGGCACTGCTTGGAGGGGCAGCTGTCCTTTGCTGTCCCCTCCTCAGGTGCGCTCCAATGGGTGGCTCCTCAGTGCTAACAGCCTCCCCTGACTGATCTCTCTGCACAGAGAACAAGCTGGCCGCCCAAGGTGCCCTCTGGACCCTTACTTTATCATGCCAGATAAGTGCAAGTGCGTGGATTTCCAGGTCCTGAAGCTGCAGGAGTCTCCAGACGCCGTGCCACACGGGGAGATGCCCCGGCACTTGCAGCTCTACTGTGACAGGtactggcacagccctgccaccctgcccctgctggctggtgctgctgccatcCTTTTCCACCACCATGCTCTGCCTGTCTCCCCTTAGGTACCTGTGTGACAAAGTTGTCCCAGGGAACAGAGTCACTATCATGGGGATCTACTCCATCAAGAAATCTGCACAGAGCAAGAACAAAAGCCATTACAATGTGGGGGTGGGCATCCGGAGCGCTTACATCCGTGTGGTGGGCATCCAGGTGGACACGGAGGGCTCAGGTGAGGGCTGCTTTTGGTGTGCATTTGGTCTGTGTTGGTAGCCTGGTGTTGGGAGACACTTCCCACCCTGTTCCTGAACAAGGAAGTGATCCCTCAGCAAGAACTGTTTGAAATCACAGCCTTCATCCTTCTCTGCTGTTTATGTAGCAGAAGGTTCAAGCCATTCCAGGGTCTGACTTGTCCTGGGCTCTCTAAAGTCATGTCCTGTAAGGCTTTTTCCCAGTCATGTTAAATGAGGAGGTCTCAGCCTGGGTCCTGCAGGGCTAAGCCATCCCTGAGGATCCCAGCTGAAGTCCATGGTTAAGACTGTATTTAAAACGTGGTCCTGACTGTAATTCTCCCTCTggttcctgcagagctgctttgccCAAGATCCTTGCTTTTTCTTACCAGGTTCTAAGGACACAGCCTGCCTAGCTGGGTTAGCAGATGCTTGCCCTTGCTTACCCTTTCTACCTGGTGGCACTTGGCGTGATTTTCAAGAGGGGATTTTGGTTGCAGTGTGCATGGGGGGAGTGATACAGTTTCCTCTAAGACCTCTATTTGTTCACTGCTGCATCCTTCCCCTCATCCCTGTACAGGACACAGCTTCAGTGGCTCGGTGACCCCTCAAGAAGAGGAGGAACTTCGTCGCCTTGCTGCCATGCCCAACATCTACGAGACCATTGCCAAGAGCATCGCGCCCTCCATCTACGGCAGCACTGACATCAAGAAGGCCATCGCCTGCCTCTTGTTTGGGGGCTCCCGCAAGAGGTGGGGAAGGGTCAGCCCTGGTTTCCAGAGGCACTGTTTTGTTACCAAAATAAACGCTCACCGTctctcctccctctctcctcccaaCCCCATCACTCCAGGCTCCCGGATGGCCTGACCCGCAGAGGGGACATCAACTTGCTGATGCTGGGGGACCCTGGCACGGCCAAATCCCAGCTGCTGAAGTTTGTTGAGAAGTGTTCGCCCATTGGGGTACGTGGCTTGAGGTGCCCACGTGTAGTGCAccccttttctcccttctgCTCCGTGTCTAGCCCCAAAGTCAGGACTGTGGTCATGGCAGACACCTGCCTGTGCATCCGCAGGCAGACAGGCTGGCAGAGCACGAGCTGCCATTTCCAGTACCAGCCTAGAAGGGATGGGCAGTGAGGGAGGGAAGGTGAAGAAGGTCATGCCTTTTATTATGCTGTGAGCCAGGCTGTTAGCAAATGTCCAAAGacgtgcctggtgctgctgtttATTGTTGAGACTTGATCAGCAGAGGGGCTGGCTGGTCGGCACAAATTAAGTTGACTGCATCTCAGGCACGGACCTCCAGCTTGAGCCCAGACACAGAATTATGTTTTCAGCTGTGTTTTTTTGTAGTCTCTATTAAACTCAGCCTCTGACTGTATTGTTCCCTCCAGGGGCAAACAGAGCTAATGCAGTAGCCCACCAAACAATGAATCACTCCCTCTTCTGTATTTAATATCTGTGTTTGTGTCTGCATACCCTCCGGTGTGTCACAGCTGCTTAGTCTGAGGCTTGGGATGAGGCAATAGCCCTGCTCTTCACCCAGCACATCTGCTTTTTACATGTGCTGAGGGCTTTTCTTGGAGGTTCTTCCCTTGGGAGCTCTGGGTTTTGTGGTGCCAGGAATGTTTTGTCTGTCAGCTGGAGCAGTGGCCTCCTGGGTGCTGCTGTAGCTGATGTCCTGTCCCTTTCCTTGTTCCACATCCTAGGTGTACACCTCAGGAAAAGGCAGCAGCGCTGCTGGCTTGACAGCCTCAGTGATCCGTGACCCTGTCTCcaggaatttcttcatggagGGAGGAGCCATGGTGCTGGCAGACGGAGGAGTGGTGTGCATCGATGAGTTTGACAAGgtgcctgtggggctgcctgtgGGAGTGGGAAGGAGAGCCCTTGGGgtgccagcctgtcccagcagagcccagagctgcaggaggaagggcAGCTCCTCTGAGACTCCCTCGCTTCCTTCCAGGGAAGGTTGGGGATGGGGTTGCAAGGAAATGCAGTTACATCCCGCCTGCTTGGGCAGAGGTCCTCAGACCTTTATGTTGGGGCTCACTTCAGTGAGTGTGTGGCAGAGGTGACTGATGGTGactttttctccttgcctggTTTCTCTCACTGGGATGTGAAGATGCGGGAGGATGACCGTGTGGCCATCCATGAGGCGATGGAGCAGCAGACCATCTCCATTGCCAAGGTGAGCTGTGGGTTGAGCATGCTGCCCTGAGGTGGGAATCTGAGAGCCCTGCAACCAGTGGCCACACATCTTTTGCCAGAACTGCCCATTTTAGAGCCCAGGCAGTGGTATTGATTGTTGCTGGTGTCACTGAGAGCAGTCAGCCCTGCCTGGAGGCTTTGGGCAGCCTGAACTTCATGGCTTCTCCTTGCTGCTGGCTGTCAGGCTGCACCTGCAAACCCATGCTTtgtgccagagctgcccaggaggACTCAGCCCTGTCTGCCCAGTGTTTGTCTCAGATCACAAACCTGGAGTGAGGTctcctctgtctctgtctcAACAAAaggttttaaatgaaattactCGGTGCTCAAGTCTCAGCTGAAGCCGGTCCCCTTCCAGAAGGAAATGTGGGTCCTGTCCCACCATTACAGAGCAACTGGGTGCTACTTTGGGGCTTTATATAAATGAAAGTGATTGACAGTGAGTCATTGAAAATGGCTTTCAACCTTTCACTGAATAATGACTTGCTGTGACATGGAGGGGGTCTTGacacaattcttttttttttttttgccttcacCCACAGGCAGGAATCACAACCACGCTCAACTCTCGCTGCTCAGTTCTGGCAGCTGCCAACTCCGTCTTTGGGCGCTGGGATGACACCAAGGGCGAGGAGAACATTGATTTTATGCCCACCATCCTGTCCCGATTTGACATGATCTTCATCGTTAAGGATGAGCACAATGAGGAGCGAGACATGGTGCGTGGAGTCGCGGGTGCAGCTGGACTCAGGGTGCCCCTTTctttgggaggaggaggaggcaggggcCTTCCTTCTCTCTGACTGCCTCTGCTTTCCCAGACGCTGGCCAAGCACGTGATGGCCTTGCACGTGAGTGCCTTGACGCAGACCCAGGCCGTGGAGGGCGAGATCGAGCTCAACAAGCTGAAGAAGCTCATCTCCTTCTGTCGGACGTAAGTGTCTGTCGGGCGTGCCTTTGGCACCTGGGAGGCAGTGGTGAGAGGCAAAGCACCCGGCACTCTGGGTGCGCTTTGTCTTAACTCCTGCCTTGGGaaaaggctgcaggaggagctctcagtggtgctgcagcacccagggaagggAGGGCTGCCCAGGGGTCCCTCCCCTTGGGTGCTGGCTCCAGCTGTGTCCCCCTTGCAGGAAGTGTGGCCCTCGGCTGTCAGCAGGGGCGGCGGAGAAGCTGAAGAACCGCTACGTCCTGATGCGCAGCGGCACCCGCCAGCACGAGCAGGAGAGCGaccgccgctccagcatccccaTCACTGTCCGGTGGGCAGCACCCCCTCCTCGGCCCCAGcgcccctggagctgggctgtgttaCTGGGCtcaggaaggggctgggctgtgagGGGATGGCCCGAGCCCTGAAAGTGCTGTGGGGGGAGGCAGGAGGTGCATGGAGTGGGGTAGGTGGggatggcaggagctggggggaAGAAAATGCCCTTGAAGCGGCAGTAGAAAGCAGGGAATGTctctggtggctgcaggcagctggaGGCCATTGTGCGCATTGCCGAGTCCTTGGCGAAGATGAGGCTCCAGCCCTTTGCCACCGAGGCAGACGTGGAGGAGGCCCTGCGGCTCTTCCACGTGTCCACGCTGGATGCGGCCATGTCGGGCAGCCTGTCAGGTGAGGAGGagatgctctgtgctgggggtaGGAGAGACATGCTGGGcctggctgctcagggcagggagagacgAGATCTTCTCTCAGGACCTGGCTCTCAGGGGCAGGTGCTGGACCTCCTTCCTGAGCAAAGACAAAGCAGTGCTTTGGGCAGCAAGGGGCCAGCGTGGGACTGTGCTTCAcagggagagcaaaggcagacactgtgctgctcaggggaGGGCTGGTTTAGACACTTGTGATCCCAAGGGCGGAATCTGGTGCTAGGTGTGGTTCCCCAAACCTATTAATCCTCTAAGATCTTTTCCTATGGGCGTGAAGACAATGTTTCCTTGGGCAGCAGCATGGAACAGAGAGTTTGAAGaaagctccagcagccaggtCCTCATTGAGTTCTGTGGTTGGAGCTCCACAGCCTTTTACAGTGGAGTTGTTCATGGGTCCCCTAAAGTCTGtaagctgtgctggtgtggtGGGagacacaggagctgggctctgtgtcctggACAGTGacagctgagcagcacaaaAGCTCACTCAGTGTCTCCCTGCAGGGGCAGAAGGCTTCACAACACAGGAGGACCAGGAGATGCTGTCCCGCATTGAGAAGCAGCTCAAGCGCCGCTTCGCCATTGGCTCCCAGGTGTCCGAGCACAGCATCGTCCAGGACTTCATGCGCCAGGTGGGTCAGGgacccagggagggctgggctgtgaaACCAGGgaccccaggctgctgctgggggcatGAAACCCCTTCCTCAAGGGCAGACTGGTTAACCTTTTGGTCATGCGTTAGAAATTGTGTGTAGGGAATGGTGTGCAATGTGATTGCGGAGTTTAAGGAGACTGAGGTAAGTTTCTGCAAAAGCTCTGAGGCTGTTTGGGGTCCTACCCTTGAAACCAGAACTGTTTGATTTGTGACACTGGCTGCAGTAAGATCTGAAgtagggaaaggggaaggaagcatCAGTGTcttgggcttgctgcttttagAGCATCCTAGCCAGGCTTTGGCAGAGGTTCCTGCTGAGCTCCTGTTGGCTATTCTGTGCTGGCTCACCTTCCCCCACTGTCCCCCTTTGCAGAAGTACCCAGAACACGCCATCTACAAGGTGCTGCAGCTGATGATGCGGCGGGGGGAGATCCAGCACCGCATGCAGCGCAAGGTCCTGTACCGCATCAAGTGACCTCCCTGTCCCAGGCTCCAGGAgggaactgctgctgctgacactgcccaggagcaggcagagtgcccctgggagctggggccTGCTCCTGAAAGAAGCTTTTCCTCGGGGAGCCCAAAAGCCCCAGGCCTCCATCTTGAGGGTTTGTGGTGGTCAGGGCATCCCTTATGTGCTCTGTTGCTGTGTCATGTCTGTGTTTCTTTGAACTTTAAAAGCTTTTAGTttgtattaaaataaaacctgaTATTGGTAACTTGGGATCTTtgcccctgaggggcagaggggatGGATCTCCTTCCTTCTTTGAAGGGGGTGCAGGATTTTGGATAGAAAGGTGTCcctcctgcttccctccctTAGGCACTTACTCTCATTCAGGCTCCAGTCTCatgggcagcaccagcagccctgAAGGCAGAAACTCATTTCTCACTCAGGGTTTGTCTATTAAGGCATGAAGCCTGTTGGCACAAGCTGTCCAGTtgggctcagcagtgcaggaggCACTTTACCACTCCCTGTGTGCAgtctgctgcttccttccccCTCAGCCAGTGGCAGTGAAGGAAATTATTTGCTGTTTGTTCCCTGCTCTTTGCTAATCCCTCTTTGCTCtcttccagggctgcagcagggacaccctTTACCCTGGAGTGTTAAAGGGCTGTGTGAAAGTCTTGTTTGAGGCATGGGCAGAGTTCCCTCCTTGCTCCAGTGAGGATGGAGATGAAGGATAATGCCCATGACCTGTGTGCTGTCCTCCAAGTGGTCCCTACCACCTCCTCCTTTATGCCAGTGGCCTTGGGGAAGATTGTCCCACACACCAGAAGCCTCTCCTGGACACTGCCCcagggtgccctgtgcagctacTCACCCTTCTGCAGTTGCAGCACAACCTTGCACTTGAAAACTTGGCAGATTTTTGTTATTTCTAGCAAATCAGTACTGGCCCTCTCAGGTGTTCTCACAAAGGTGTATGGTGCTGGtagggccctgctcccagcagcctgTGGGGACAGTGGTGGGGGCCTTGGAAGGCAGCAGTGTTgggtgagcagagctgctgcccgtGGTGGACAGgctggtgcctgtggctgctttCAGGCTGAAAAACCCCAGGAGAGGTTTCAACAGCAACAGAAACGTTCAGGGCCAGCAGAGGGTACCAGAGCCTCGAGGATGCGACTGTGGCCCTGCTCGTGGCGTTGCCTCCTTCTCCTAGAGGGAAAACCAAGGGATGCCaatgggctgtgctgtgcactCAGTGTGGCAGCACCACAGGAGGGCTGGgccccactgcagcacttgggctcCAACAGcatccctctgctgctgggttTGAGAGGCACATGGTGCACTGCATGTGTGGTTGTGGAGTTGGAAGTCTAGAGGGGCTGGGTGCTGGCATGGGAGAGACTGGCTGTAAATTAGAGCCTTCTGCTCTTCATTCTCCCATTTTTTGGTAAGAGACAGCCTTTGTGGAGGGCTAGAAGGAAGAGAAGGCTGGCCTAGACCCCAAAAGAATAGGCCAGGATAGGTCTCTCATTCCAGTGATTTTATTGCCCCATGTTTTTGCATGTGCCAAGCACCTTGCAGTGTTTCTTGGATGCCCCAAGCAGTGCTAGGGCAAAAGAGGGCCCCTTTGTTtcctctcaggaaaaaaaaccagcaccTTTTGTCCTCACAGTGCTCCCTGGATGTAAAAATAAGAGAGGGATGTTGCTGCTCCATGGAGGGGATCATCTCCAGGAATAAGTGTAAGTGGATGTGGGAATAACAGCCACATTCTGCCCTAGAAACTGAAGTTCTCAAAACTCCAGGTGTCTGTGAGAGCATCCTGCCCTCCTCACGAGCTGGCAGCGTCAGAAGAGGCTCTGGGGGCAGGGTCAGCACAggcctgaggcagcagcctgGTGTTGTGGCTGTGTTTCTGCCACggcccctgcagagctgcagtaaTGGGTCCTGCAGGTCtctcagcccctgccagtgtcCCACAATTAcccctgtgcctgctctgcaggtgCAGGCAGTATCTGTGTCCTTTCAGAGGTGCACAAGAGCCCAGCAAAGAGGGGAGTGTGTGTGGGAGGGCAGGATCAGTACCCACAGCCTGCTGCTAGTGCTGCCTCTGGAGGAGGCCGAGCCTCTGCTCCCGGGCTGGAAAAGAACACCCAGTGGTGGGGCTGCATGGGGAGAGAGATGGGCACAGGGTAACAGAACACAGTGCAAAGGGCTCTATTTCCCTCATGTAccttccttcccccttccctcctggcttcttttcttccctcatcAGGCACCCCCTCATCATcacaattctttttttctgtgctggagcAAAAGGACATGGCTGGAtattggctgctgctggctgccagaggTGGTCATGTGTCATTCAGAGGTTTTAAATGAGCCATCATCTCCAGGAACCCCAAACTGTGCTGGGCGTTGGCAGGTGTGGAGGTTGGAAATTGTCATTTTTTAATGTTGTGTTCGTGACATGATAAGAGCTGAGGTGGATTTTTGTGCTGGGGATCAGAATGATTGATGTCTTTGTGCCAAGAGCTGTGTTGATGATATGGTATGAGGTTATGTAAGTGTGCATACGACATGAAACAACATCTTTTAGCAATTAATGCATGCAGTGTTACCACAAGGAGCGGAGCTGGGATGTGCACAACTGGCATTGTTTGGAACTTGAGCTCACTGCTTGGTGCTgacttgtgctgagcacagcactgcaggtggaaACTGCGTGAGGAGCAGCAGTTCTCAATTGGGTAGGTGCACAGTGATATCTATTTGATAAAGGACCATCATCCTCCTGGTGAAGGTGTGTCAGTCTCATCTGAAGTCCTGGCATGCTGAGATTTGGGATAAAGTCCCTGTCCAAGTGTGGTTAGATGACCAAAAATACTAACagagaaagcaaaaccagtCAGGCTTGGCCAGTTGGATctgagcagcagagcattgCCTTACCTGGCCTGCTGACCTagccctgtccctccctcacctcagtgctgcctctggcacaggaagccccttccctgcccctggctTGGCTCTCTGGGAAGCACAGCTGGATGGATGTAATCACCCCAAACCAGGCAGGCACCAACAAGGATCAGGTGCCTTTCATTCAAAGCTTGGGCTGTGGTAGAAGCCCTCTTGCCCCAGTGAATTAGTACCTGAAGAACTTGTAAACTACATCTGATTCTGCATGAGATGGGTTCATCTGTGTGAGTGGATCACTCCAAAGACATCCAGTCCACTGGGCTCTTGCCAGCATTTTTAGTTGTCTGAGGACATCAccttaagctgcaccagggaaggtttaggtgGGACattaggaggaatttcttcacagaaaagatgcttggaatgggctgcccagggaggtgtgtAAGGAAAGACTGGACGTGGTGCTTAATGCCACGGTCTAGTTGACATGGTGGTATTATGTCATAGGTcagacttgatgatctcaaaggtcttttccaatctaatggattgtgattctgtgaagctCATCAGAATATTTCTGTGAAATGTCAGTGGAGCTCCACTACTGTAAAATCCAGCAAAGCTGAGTCATCACATCTGCACCACTCAGATTTCTTCCATCTCTGTGTGGGATGAGAGCTGTTGCAATGCAGCAACATAACCTCTGAGCATGTTGTGAGTGTCACTTCCTccataaaataaaacagaaccCAACTGCAGAGTCCTGAGGGCTATTGCTCAAGGATGTGAGATAAACACTGGCGGGTGGGATTGGCTGATATGGGCAATGTGAGAAACAATCTCATCTGGTCCAGCAAGCACCAACCTCAGACAAATGAAGCTGGGACTCCTTCCCCCTTTCTGCTGCTGACTTAGTTGAGCAAGTGACTTTATCTCCTTGCCTGTTCTGGATAATGACCTTTTTGGAGCACAGATCACTTACCATGACTTTGTGCAGTGCCTGAGAGAACCAGTAGCCCAATACCAGTGGCAGAGTTTACTTGC
This region of Zonotrichia albicollis isolate bZonAlb1 chromosome 4, bZonAlb1.hap1, whole genome shotgun sequence genomic DNA includes:
- the MCM5 gene encoding DNA replication licensing factor MCM5 isoform X2, translated to MSGFDDPGIYYSDSFGGDASVDEGQVRKSQLQKRFKEFLRQYRVGTDRTGFTFKYRDELKRHYNLGQYWVEVEMEDLASFDEDLADYLYKQPTEHLQLLEEAAKEVADEVTRPRPSGEETLQDIQVMLRSDANAANIRSLKSDQMSHLVKIPGIVIAATPVRAKATRITIQCRSCRNTISNIAVRPGMEGYALPRKCNTEQAGRPRCPLDPYFIMPDKCKCVDFQVLKLQESPDAVPHGEMPRHLQLYCDRYLCDKVVPGNRVTIMGIYSIKKSAQSKNKSHYNVGVGIRSAYIRVVGIQVDTEGSGHSFSGSVTPQEEEELRRLAAMPNIYETIAKSIAPSIYGSTDIKKAIACLLFGGSRKRLPDGLTRRGDINLLMLGDPGTAKSQLLKFVEKCSPIGVYTSGKGSSAAGLTASVIRDPVSRNFFMEGGAMVLADGGVVCIDEFDKMREDDRVAIHEAMEQQTISIAKAGITTTLNSRCSVLAAANSVFGRWDDTKGEENIDFMPTILSRFDMIFIVKDEHNEERDMTLAKHVMALHVSALTQTQAVEGEIELNKLKKLISFCRTKCGPRLSAGAAEKLKNRYVLMRSGTRQHEQESDRRSSIPITVRQLEAIVRIAESLAKMRLQPFATEADVEEALRLFHVSTLDAAMSGSLSGAEGFTTQEDQEMLSRIEKQLKRRFAIGSQVSEHSIVQDFMRQKYPEHAIYKVLQLMMRRGEIQHRMQRKVLYRIK
- the MCM5 gene encoding DNA replication licensing factor MCM5 isoform X1, which codes for METKALFVHVYDRGAAIAMSGFDDPGIYYSDSFGGDASVDEGQVRKSQLQKRFKEFLRQYRVGTDRTGFTFKYRDELKRHYNLGQYWVEVEMEDLASFDEDLADYLYKQPTEHLQLLEEAAKEVADEVTRPRPSGEETLQDIQVMLRSDANAANIRSLKSDQMSHLVKIPGIVIAATPVRAKATRITIQCRSCRNTISNIAVRPGMEGYALPRKCNTEQAGRPRCPLDPYFIMPDKCKCVDFQVLKLQESPDAVPHGEMPRHLQLYCDRYLCDKVVPGNRVTIMGIYSIKKSAQSKNKSHYNVGVGIRSAYIRVVGIQVDTEGSGHSFSGSVTPQEEEELRRLAAMPNIYETIAKSIAPSIYGSTDIKKAIACLLFGGSRKRLPDGLTRRGDINLLMLGDPGTAKSQLLKFVEKCSPIGVYTSGKGSSAAGLTASVIRDPVSRNFFMEGGAMVLADGGVVCIDEFDKMREDDRVAIHEAMEQQTISIAKAGITTTLNSRCSVLAAANSVFGRWDDTKGEENIDFMPTILSRFDMIFIVKDEHNEERDMTLAKHVMALHVSALTQTQAVEGEIELNKLKKLISFCRTKCGPRLSAGAAEKLKNRYVLMRSGTRQHEQESDRRSSIPITVRQLEAIVRIAESLAKMRLQPFATEADVEEALRLFHVSTLDAAMSGSLSGAEGFTTQEDQEMLSRIEKQLKRRFAIGSQVSEHSIVQDFMRQKYPEHAIYKVLQLMMRRGEIQHRMQRKVLYRIK